The Spirosoma oryzicola region GATCGAAGGCTATCCGCGTACGTTACTGTCCAGGGATTTTCACCGCTTAGGGTAACCGTCAAGCTTGCCGGGACACCCGCATAAATAGTTTGATCACCCTTCAGGAGGGCAATCGGTTTGGAGCGTACCGTAACAAGCGTGGGGCTGTTGGTCCCTACCACTTCGACATCTGGATTTGATCCTTTCACGCGAACGTAATACTGACCAGCTACGAAAGAATCTGACAAACGTGCTGTGACAGGGCTGTTGGTACTGGTAGCAGAAATTTCGTATTTTTTACTCGTATCTGCCGTACTGATCAGATCGATTTTAAACGTGTTGCCATTTCTAAATGCTCCTGTCGTCTGAAACGGTACCGTCAGAGTTGTTCCTGCGCACACAATGTTATTGCCTATGCTGCTCGTCGTGATCGTTGGACTTTGTACACTGATGACGGCTGTTGCCGGATTACCCGGTAGCCCAACACCACAACTATTGGAGACGGTCGTGACCTGATAAGTAGTATTGCCTCTGGGTAGTACCTGAATGGTTGTGTCAGCTGTGCGGGATACGCCCGAGTAACCACCCGTCAGCGTGTAGCTGAACGGAGGATTGCCCGTGAACTGTAATCGTAGTGGTGTTCTCTCGCCCAGATTGATCGAGGCCGATCCTGTTAATGATAAAGTTGGTATCGCGTTGACGATGACTTTAACAACCGAACGGGCGCTGTAGCAACCCGATGAACTGGTCTGATACACATAATACGCATCACCACCGGGCTCTACATTGACGTTGATCGTGGGAGGAGCGGGTGCAACGGTTGTTTCGTGGCCGTACGGATCGACCCAATGCAAGACACCCCCTGGCTCAGCGGTTGCTTCCAGGGGTACTGATTTCTCATCGACGCAGTACGCAACTACCGGCTTAGAAACCACCGGGACGGGTGTTGTCTGCACGTATACCTGAAGTGTAGCTTTCTGGCTTTCGCAATTGTCAACCGTCTGGGTAACCTGGTAGCTGATACTACCTGTCTGCGAGATGGGTGGCGTTGGAGCGCTTGAATAAACCCGACCGTCGGTATTGTACCACCGCAGATTCTGACCACTTGCGGTCAACGGCGAAATCGTCTGAGCGGGCTGGTCCTTCTGTGCCTGACAGAACGTTAGATTGCTGACGATGGGAGAGGCCGGTATGGGTTTGATGCTGACGGTTAAGGCCGCCTTGTTACTTTCACAGCCGTTTACGGTTTGCGTGGCTTTGAAAAGTTGATTGCCAATCGTGTTTGTACCGGGTGTCGGAGCATTAGCCAACGGTTGATCCGACGCGTCGTACCACTTGATGTTTGATCCCGTAGCCGTCAGCGCTTGTGCCTGCGCGTTGTTGCAGAAATTTACTGAACTTACGCCAGGAGCAACGGGTATTGCTTTAACTGTAACAACCAGACTGGCTCTTGTACTCTGGCAACCATCCAGCGTTTGACTGACGTAATACATCGTTTGCCCTGGTGTGGTGTTCTGAACAACGGGACTCGTGGCAGATGCCGTACCACCCGTCGCATTAGTACCATACCAGTTTGCTGTTGCATTAGCCGTAAGGGTTACTGGTAGTGTTGGCACAGGACTATTCTGGCAAAAATCAACGGGTGTCGTGACGGGTGCCGTGGGTGCATCTTTGACAAGCACCGGAATAGCCGCTCGGTCGCTTTCGCAACCGTTTACGATTTGCGTAACGTAGTAGTTTGTCGTGCCAATAATCGATGTATTCGGAATTGTTGCCGTTAGGGAAGAGGGCCCACCCGACTGTTGGGTACCATACCAGTGTAGATCCTGACCGCTAGCCGATAATGGATTGGCTTTCGCGCCTTCGCAGTAAGGACTTGGGGTAATACCGGCGGGCTTGTTGGGTAACGGGTTAACCAGAGCCGTCAAACTTGTCCGAGCACTCTCGCAGCCATTCAGCGTCTGACTCACGTAATAAACCGTTGAACTAACGGTGCTTGTAGAAGGCGTAGGCGCCGTAACCGACGCTGTACCACCCGTGGCATTGGTTCCGTACCAGTTCAATGTGCCACCTTGCGCTGGTGTTGCAGACAAAGCGTTCGCTGGACGATTTTGACAATAGATAGTTGGACTGACTACGGTCGGAGTTGTAGGTAGCGGTTTCACCTGTACGGACAAGCTGGCCCGTGGACTTTCGCAGTTGCCTACTACTTGAGCGACATAATATAACGTTGTCGAAGCGGAGGTCGTACCAGGCGTGGTTGGTGTCGAGGTAGCTGTACCACCGGTTCTGTTGGTCCCGTACCAATTTAATGTACCGCCCGATAGCGCTGTGGCCGACAAGGGTTTTGCTGTTTCATGCTGGCAATAGGTCAACGCAGCCGGCACAGAAGGCGAAGCGGGCGCCGACAGTACGGTTACGGCAATTGCTGCTCGCTGACTTTCACAGTTATCAATTATCTGACTAACGTAATACGTAGCACTGCTTTGATTAGTAGGTACTGTCGGTGTTGCTGAAGCCGTGCCACCCGTAGCCGATGTACCCCACCACCGTAATGTCGCTCCTGATAGGGCCGTAGCTGTAAGCGCTGCCGTCGTTGCTCCCTGACAAATACTTACCGAAGCGATTGTTGCAGGAGCTGGCAGAGCATTGCTAGTTGTTACAAGGAGGGAGACCCGCTCGCTTTCGCATCCGTTCAACGTTTGGCTGACGTAATAGGCTTTCTGACCAATTACGCTTGTGTTAGGAGTTGGAGCAATCGATGAAGCCACCCCGCCAGTGGCCCCTGTGTACCAATTGAGCGTTGCCTTCGTAACAGTTGTAGCAGACAAAGGACTGGCAACACTACCCTGACAGTACGATTTGTTCGCAACGATAGGCGCATCTGGGCGTTCGTTAACCGTTACCTTAATGCTTACTTTATCGCTCATGCAGCCATTCAGCGTTTGGCTTACGTAATAAGCCGTGCTACCGGTGAGGTTGGTATTTGGGACTGTTGCAACACTGGTTGGCGCGTTTGATGCATTCGTTCCGTACCAGTTTAACGTTCCACCAGACGAAGCTGTAGCGGTCAGGGGTTGGGCAACATCACCTTCACAATACGCAGCAGGCGTTAATACCGTAGGCAAACCCGGAGCCGATTGGACAGCGACCTGTTGGGTATTTGTGCTAATGCGAGCCGGAGAACTGGAAATAACCCTGATCTTATACGCTACGCTGGCTGCTGTCGTCTTTGGAATCGTCGCATTGATTGTAGCCGTGTTGGCTGCTGATGGAACCAGAGAAAGCGTTCCGATGCTGATCGTAGAACCAGAGAAAACGCCGTTTGCATCCGATAGTTGAGCCGTAAAAACATTTCCGGTCGAAAACGCGCCCGTCGTTGAAAAGGGAATAACCAGTGTACCGTTTGAGCCTGTGCAGGCGATACTGGCCGATAAGGCACCTGTCGTGATGGTTTGAGCCTTGCCCGGTGTCATAAACCCGGTAAGACAAAAACAGATGAAGAGATAAAAGTAACGTATAGGTCCCTTCATAGATATAATTGGAAAAGCGGTTAACGTATCTAAAAATAGCAAAATTACTTTACTTGATGCAGACGGTAGACGAGGGTAACTAATAGTATCTAACAATAAAAATGCCACCTTTCACAGTGGCATTTCATAAAAGACGAAAGGATCGTGGAGTGTGTTGCGCTTATAAAACTGCGCTGTAAATCAACTCGTGTATTCTTCGGCGAAGCTTAGTTGTGTTGATTGAGTTGTTGCCCGCTGTCGGATAAATACGGTTCGA contains the following coding sequences:
- a CDS encoding T9SS type A sorting domain-containing protein; translation: MKGPIRYFYLFICFCLTGFMTPGKAQTITTGALSASIACTGSNGTLVIPFSTTGAFSTGNVFTAQLSDANGVFSGSTISIGTLSLVPSAANTATINATIPKTTAASVAYKIRVISSSPARISTNTQQVAVQSAPGLPTVLTPAAYCEGDVAQPLTATASSGGTLNWYGTNASNAPTSVATVPNTNLTGSTAYYVSQTLNGCMSDKVSIKVTVNERPDAPIVANKSYCQGSVASPLSATTVTKATLNWYTGATGGVASSIAPTPNTSVIGQKAYYVSQTLNGCESERVSLLVTTSNALPAPATIASVSICQGATTAALTATALSGATLRWWGTSATGGTASATPTVPTNQSSATYYVSQIIDNCESQRAAIAVTVLSAPASPSVPAALTYCQHETAKPLSATALSGGTLNWYGTNRTGGTATSTPTTPGTTSASTTLYYVAQVVGNCESPRASLSVQVKPLPTTPTVVSPTIYCQNRPANALSATPAQGGTLNWYGTNATGGTASVTAPTPSTSTVSSTVYYVSQTLNGCESARTSLTALVNPLPNKPAGITPSPYCEGAKANPLSASGQDLHWYGTQQSGGPSSLTATIPNTSIIGTTNYYVTQIVNGCESDRAAIPVLVKDAPTAPVTTPVDFCQNSPVPTLPVTLTANATANWYGTNATGGTASATSPVVQNTTPGQTMYYVSQTLDGCQSTRASLVVTVKAIPVAPGVSSVNFCNNAQAQALTATGSNIKWYDASDQPLANAPTPGTNTIGNQLFKATQTVNGCESNKAALTVSIKPIPASPIVSNLTFCQAQKDQPAQTISPLTASGQNLRWYNTDGRVYSSAPTPPISQTGSISYQVTQTVDNCESQKATLQVYVQTTPVPVVSKPVVAYCVDEKSVPLEATAEPGGVLHWVDPYGHETTVAPAPPTINVNVEPGGDAYYVYQTSSSGCYSARSVVKVIVNAIPTLSLTGSASINLGERTPLRLQFTGNPPFSYTLTGGYSGVSRTADTTIQVLPRGNTTYQVTTVSNSCGVGLPGNPATAVISVQSPTITTSSIGNNIVCAGTTLTVPFQTTGAFRNGNTFKIDLISTADTSKKYEISATSTNSPVTARLSDSFVAGQYYVRVKGSNPDVEVVGTNSPTLVTVRSKPIALLKGDQTIYAGVPASLTVTLSGENPWTVTYADSLRSYVATTTTNPYVAEVRPARTTTYHLVSVSNGCGAGAISGTATVKVLVVTGLENNSLDPLVGVYPVPAQTSVTVAIDMPLSRTPAVLSLMDQQGRTIHQLTTRTAKTELDLSTQPTGQYILRIQVGDRQSVRKILKQ